aaatgaatttaaatgcaCGATTATATAATGTGccttttatctgtttttttatttgatggtcttatattttattattttataaagaatCATAAAGAATATCAGAAGGCAGAGGTTTTTAGTCCtccaaaaaaaatctgaattattcagttttgtgattaatttaaattacatttttaaaacataaaacataaaacatttatgattatataATTTACTCTAAAAATCTGAGATTCATAAATTACTTCAGATCAGTTTTTGCTCCATCCGAcgcattattttataataaaataaagggatattggaaaacatttctgattatatattttacttttttaaggttttttctgcttttttattttacagttatcTGATTTTTGTTccgtctgttttgtttttatttttcgtttTTCTAAATGATTATTAGTTTAAATgtaatacactcttaaaaatgacgGTTCTTTATTTGCATCAGTGgtttcatgaagaaccttgaacatccatggaccctttcaaatgcagttctttatagtcaaaaaaaggttctttgtatAATTTTCTGAACacaagtttttgtaacattatacaggtattttgcaacattaaaaatgttaggcaatttttgtaacattataaatatccacatttttttaaacaattttaaaggtgatttttgtaacattataaatgtcaatttttgtaacattataaatgtgttctgtaacattataaatatccaatttttgtaacattatcaatatacatttttataacattataaatatgttCTGTAGcattagaaatataaaaaaaattgtaacattttttaataaatgtcagtatttttgtaacattataaaagtcaGTTTTTCTAACATAAATGTGTACCATTATAAAtttgtcttttgtaacataaatgtcaatttttgtaacattataaatgtgttctGTAACATTATGAGTATCCTAATTTTCGTAacaaattttaatgttaatttttgtaacattataaatgtcttttgtaacataaatgtcagtatttttgtaacattataaatatccacacttttgtaacaattttaatgttaattttgtaacattataaatgtgttctgtaacattataagtatCCTACTTTTTGTAacaaattttaatgttaatttttgtaacattataaatgtcaaattttgtaacattataaatgtcttttgtaacataaatgtcagtattttcgtaacattataaatatcgaCATTTGTgtaacaatttttaatgttaatttttgtaacattataaatgtcttttgtaacattaatgtcagtatttttgtaaaatgtccatttttgtaacattataaatataagagtttttgtaacaatttgtaatgtaattttttgtcatACGTGTGTGAATTGAACTTGAACATTGTCGCTCTAACAGCTCTGTTCCTTTAAGACGCGCTGAGCTCTGATTGGCCGTTTACAAGCACGTGTTGCGCGTCACGGCGGTGCGTTCATGATGGCGGCGGAGCCAGTGCGAGCGTGGAGCGACGAGCAGCTGAAGGGAGAAGAAGTGCCGAAGAAAGACCTGATCGTATTCATCCAGGAGAACGCAGCGCACTCGGTAGTGCACACACTACAGTCTGACAGTGTGcacacactgacacacattCAGCAGCAACTGCAAACATGCAGCACAACACACACTCATCACACACTCATGATTCATGTAGTCTCAATTCAACATACACGTCTTTATTAACAAATGcatttcaattaataaataattgcattaatatattatacatagtAATGCatgtcttttatatttaattatataaaaaaatatttattaattttatgtgtgtgtgtgtgtgtatgtatgtaagtgtatatatatatatatatatatatatatatgtatatgtatgtatatatatgtgtgtatatatatatgtgtatatgtgtatgtgtgtgtgtatatatatatatgtaaatatatgtgtatgtgtatatatgtatgtatatatatatatatatatacatatgtatgtgtgtatatatatgtgtgtgcatatatatatatatatatatatatatgtaaatatatgtgtatatgtgtgtatatatatatatgtgtgtgtgtgtatatgtatatgtttatatatatatatatatatatatgtatgtaaatatatatgtgtatgtgtatatttgtatatatatatgtgtgtatatatgtgtgtgtgtatatatatatatatatatatatatatataattaatatttatttatttacatatattaataagtCAATAGATTAAATGTAGAATATGATTTAATCtacttataattattattattatttatttattttttattattattgattgttTTGCTGTGCAGTTTCTAGCTGAACACAAACTCCTTGGAAACATCAAGAATGTGGCAAAAACAGCCAAGAAAGAGCAGCTGGTGGAGGTGTATAACAAGCTGTTTGAGAGCaaggtaacacacacacacacacacacgtacgtgTGTGCGGCTGATTTGTCAGTGAATGTGACGGTTGatggtgtgtttgtgtcagaGGTTTAAGGGCACAGACGTGGATGTCGTGACTGAACAGGTTCAAGCTGCTAAAATCAGCGACGCTCCTAAAGAAGCAAAGACGGAGCAGCAGGACGAGGTACGACACGCTTCATCCTCAGAACGCTGTCGTGTTCGCTCGTCACACACCAGTgtgtttgattgattgattgattgattgattgatgttCAGGGGCCTCCGAAGTTCACGAAGAGCATCCTGAAGAAAGGAGACAAAACCAACTTCCCCAGGAAGGGCGACACCGTGAGCTGCTGGTACACCGGCACGCTGGAGGACGGGACCGTGTTCGACACCAACATCCCCGCATGTGAGACACGCTAACGTCAACATACAACACTCCACTTCATCAGCTTTATCAATGATCTTTATTCATTCTTCAGTCTGGATTAACATTTAGTTAATTACTAatatatttaggtttttttatgtttacggtttttagttttttttaatgcactttttatttattttctattattattaaattttttttgtgtaatttgttgtgagtttttgccattttttttattagatttgatttttatatttttgttttaattttatttcaagttttagTAGATTTATTTGCGTAGTTTTGTAATAGTATAtatttagtgtatatatatagtataaatagtatatatttttttgtaattgttatgaaaagtttcattttgttgtgtttttattaatgtgtatatatagtttaattaatattacaaatattttgtattagatCAACTTCTTGAAGACTAAagggaaaatgaaaaaaaagttaactttttttttaaatctctctctctctctatatatatatatatatatacaaatatatatatatatatatatatatattataataattaaatatattaatatttaaaaataatattaacattatatttaatattaagtatGTAATTATTATAGAGATTATCAAAAATAAGTAGattgtatttttatactttattgtttcaatttaaagtagttttagtaatttgttgcttttgtcattatttttatttttatagagtatttattgattttcagttttcagtattTAGTGATTTTCAGatcattttagtagtttttttaatgtctatatatattttttattaaaattttttgtattttgtttatttttgttgtgtttgtcatttttatttcttttttaatgtgtatatatagtttaattaattttcctaatattttttttattagatcaACTTCTTGAAGACTAAAGGGAAAACCCAAGAAATGTCAACTAATTGATACAATAGAGATGAACTGAAGTACTCATAATatgaatctgtaaaaaagtttttttctttataaaaatatatccattaaatattaaaaaaaaaaaattatgtattaactaaaaatattaattgtaaattaattaaacatattaatattaaaaataatattaacattatatttaatattaagtatataaattattaaatagatTATCAATAATTCTTTAAGtagattgtatttttatattttactgtttcaaTTTAGAGTcgttttagtaatttgttgcttttgtcattatttttagtttgtattttaaaatatgtctaaaGAGTATTTATTGCTTTTCAGTTTCATCATTTTAGTACTATTAAACTCTTattgttaaactaaatgaaatgagAAAGGTTGCATTGCAATTTGTTggaataaaataagttgaaagTACATATATTCAGTGTATGAATCCATGACACAGGTTTTGTGGTAATCAGATGGTAATAGTTGATGTAAATCATCTTTGATttgattctgttttgttttttcagccgCTAAAAAGAAGAAACAGGCCAAACCGCTGAGCTTCAAGGTTGGGACGGGTAAAGTGATCAGAGGGGTGAGACCAACACTCATTTATGATCACAGTGTTTTATacgtttagttttagtttaaggttttagtagttttggtgttttttttttgtttgtttttgttttgctttttttttgtcatttttagtgtttgctttttaaaaatgtctttacagtcttatttattattattattttttttaatattctgttttcatttcataatttgacatttttagtcatttttgctgtttttgtaattttttttaaattagctttttaaatgtctgaaatatatatatatatatatatatataaattatattatactattttatttatgtgtgcAGTGTGTCTGCTGTATCAcagtaatttacttttttccacatgttaattttaattttagtaaagattttaataattagttgtttttcacatttttattagtttttttatatgtccATGtggtatttaatttttacaactgatgtgtttttgtcctttttattagtttttacttttttttttaaagcttttagtttttaactagtttttaaaaattgttttattgtattattttaattttaatatttgaaagttttagttgttgtttttttttgtcttttttatgtcttgattatttgtgttttttttttttattttaatttttatatttttttgtttatattttaatttgaagtaTTTAGCAATTGGATTTTAGCAATTTGtctgataggacaatatttggtttagatacaactatttgaaaatccggaatctgagggtgcaaaaaaatccaaatattgagaaaatcacctttaaatttgtccaaatgaagtttttagcaatgcatattactaatcaaaaattaacttctgatatatttacagtaggagaATGTATTTGTTTAGTAAAT
This is a stretch of genomic DNA from Labeo rohita strain BAU-BD-2019 chromosome 20, IGBB_LRoh.1.0, whole genome shotgun sequence. It encodes these proteins:
- the fkbp3 gene encoding peptidyl-prolyl cis-trans isomerase FKBP3; protein product: MMAAEPVRAWSDEQLKGEEVPKKDLIVFIQENAAHSFLAEHKLLGNIKNVAKTAKKEQLVEVYNKLFESKRFKGTDVDVVTEQVQAAKISDAPKEAKTEQQDEGPPKFTKSILKKGDKTNFPRKGDTVSCWYTGTLEDGTVFDTNIPASAKKKKQAKPLSFKVGTGKVIRGWDEGLLTMSKGETARLEIESEWAYGKKGLPDAKIPPNAKLIFEVELVSID